The proteins below come from a single Felis catus isolate Fca126 chromosome A1, F.catus_Fca126_mat1.0, whole genome shotgun sequence genomic window:
- the PCDHB2 gene encoding protocadherin beta-2, protein MEAGEGKERFLKQRQVLIFFVLLGIAQVASKPKQYSVAEEMESGSFVANLLKDLGLEVNDLAARGARVVSKGKKTRLQFDRQTGNLLLNEKLDREELCGLAEPCVLPFQVLLENPLQFFQAELWIRDINDHSPVFLDKEILLKISESITPGTTFLIERAQDLDVGSNSLQSYTVSPNSHFHLKLQDSSDGILPQLVLDKALDREEQAEIRLTLTALDGGTPPRSGTALVRIEVLDINDNAPEFAKLLYEVQVLENSPIGFQVAVVSARDLDIGTYGEISYVFSQASEDIRKTFQINAKSGELILTQRLDFESIQSYTLNIQATDGGGLSGSCMVFVQVMDLNDNPPELTMSTLIDHIPENLQETIIAVLSVSDPDSGDNGRMVCSIEDDLPFFLKPSVENFYTLLTNTPLDRETKSEYNITITVTDLGTPRLKTQHNITVTVSDVNDNAPAFSQTTYTLRVRENNSPALHIGSVSATDRDSGANAQVTYSLLPPADPQLPLASLVSINADNGQLFALRSLDYEALRAFEFGVRAADRGSPALSSQARVRVLVLDDNDNAPFVLYPPQNGSAPCTELVPRAAEAGYLVTKVVAVDGDSGQNAWLSYQLLKATEPGLFGVWAHNGEVRTARLLSERDAVKHRLVVLVKDNGEPPRSASVTLHVLLVDGFSQPYLPLPEVAAAEARADPLTVYLVVALASVSSLFLFSVLVFVAVRLCRRSRAASAGRCSGPEGHFPGHLVDVSGAGTLSQSYQYEVCLTGGSGTNEFKFLKPILPNFLGLGEERVHEANPSFRNSFKFS, encoded by the coding sequence ATGGAGGCCGGAGAGGGAAAAGAACGCTTTCTAAAACAAAGGCAAGTCTTGATATTCTTTGTTTTGCTGGGCATAGCTCAGGTTGCTTCCAAGCCTAAGCAGTACTCAGTGGCTGAGGAAATGGAGAGTGGCTCCTTTGTGGCCAATTTGTTAAAAGACCTGGGGCTGGAGGTAAATGACCTAGCTGCGCGTGGGGCTCGGGTcgtttccaaagggaaaaaaacgcGTTTGCAGTTTGATAGGCAGACAGGGAATTTGTTGTTAAACGAGAAACTGGACCGGGAGGAGCTGTGCGGCCTTGCCGAGCCCTGTGTGCTACCTTTCCAGGTATTATTGGAAAATCCCTTGCAGTTTTTTCAGGCCGAGCTATGGATAAGAGATATAAATGATCATTCCCCGGTTTTCCTAGACAAagaaatacttttgaaaatttcagaaagTATCACTCCCGGAACTACTTTCCTAATAGAACGTGCCCAGGACTTAGATGTGGGAAGCAACAGTCTCCAAAGTTACACGGTCAGTCCCAATTCCCACTTCCATCTTAAATTACAAGACAGTTCCGACGGCATATTACCACAGCTGGTGCTGGACAAAGCGCTGGATCGAGAGGAACAGGCTGAGATCAGGTTAACTCTCACTGCGCTGGACGGCGGGACTCCACCCAGGTCTGGCACTGCCCTGGTCCGCATTGAAGTTTTAGACATCAATGATAACGCGCCCGAGTTTGCAAAGCTGCTCTATGAGGTGCAAGTTCTGGAAAACAGTCCCATTGGATTCCAGGTTGCGGTAGTCTCTGCTAGAGATTTGGACATTGGAACCTATGGAGAAATATCTTATGTATTTTCCCAAGCCTCTGAAGATATTCgcaaaacttttcaaataaatgcaaagtcAGGAGAACTCATTTTAACACAGAGACTGGATTTCGAATCCATTCAGAGTTATACATTAAATATTCAGGCGACAGATGGTGGAGGCCTATCTGGAAGTTGCATGGTGTTTGTCCAAGTGATGGATTTGAATGACAACCCTCCGGAACTGACTATGTCAACACTTATCGATCACATCCCAGAAAACTTGCAGGAGACCATAATTGCTGTACTCAGTGTTTCAGATCCTGACTCGGGAGACAATGGAAGAATGGTTTGCTCCATTGAAGAtgatcttcctttcttccttaaaccttctgttgagaatttttacaccCTACTGACAAACACACCTCTGGACCGAGAGACCAAATCCGAGTACAACATCACCATCACCGTCACCGACTTGGGGACCCCCAGGCTGAAAACGCAGCACAACATCACCGTGACGGTCTCCGACGTCAACGACAACGCCCCCGCCTTCAGCCAAACCACCTACACCCTGCGCGTCCGCGAGAACAACAGCCCCGCCCTGCACATCGGCAGCGTGAGCGCCACGGACAGGGACTCGGGCGCCAACGCGCAGGTCACCTACTCGCTGCTGCCGCCCGCGGACCCGCAGctgcccctggcctccctggtgTCCATCAACGCGGACAACGGGCAGCTGTTCGCGCTCAGGTCCCTGGATTACGAGGCGCTGCGGGCGTTCGAGTTCGGCGTGCGCGCGGCCGACCGCGGCTCGCCCGCGCTCAGCAGCCAGGCGCGGGTGCGCGTGCTGGTGCTGGACGACAACGACAACGCGCCCTTCGTGCTGTACCCGCCGCAGAACGGCTCTGCGCCCTGCACCGAGCTGGTGCCCAGGGCGGCCGAGGCGGGCTACCTGGTGACCAAGGTGGTGGCGGTGGACGGCGACTCGGGCCAGAACGCCTGGCTGTCGTACCAGCTGCTCAAGGCCACGGAGCCCGGGCTGTTCGGCGTGTGGGCGCACAACGGCGAGGTGCGCACGGCCCGGCTGCTGAGCGAGCGCGACGCCGTCAAGCACAGGCTGGTGGTGCTGGTCAAGGACAATGGCGAGCCGCCGCGCTCGGCCAGCGTCACGCTGCACGTGCTGCTGGTGGACGGCTTCTCGCAGCCCTACCTGCCGCTCCCGGAGGTGGCGGCGGCCGAGGCGCGGGCCGACCCGCTCACCGTCTACTTGGTCGTCGCCTTGGCGTCCGTGTCGTCGCTCTTCCTGTTCTCGGTGCTGGTGTTCGTGGCGGTGCGGCTGTGCAGGCGGAGCCGGGCGGCGTCTGCGGGTCGCTGCTCGGGGCCCGAGGGCCACTTTCCGGGCCACCTGGTGGACGTCAGCGGCGCGGGGACGCTGTCCCAGAGCTACCAGTACGAGGTGTGTCTGACGGGAGGATCTGGGACCAACGAATTTAAGTTCCTCAAGCCGATTCTCCCCAATTTCCTTGGTCTCGGTGAGGAGAGGGTTCATGAAGCAAACCCCAGTTTCAGGAATAGCTTTAAATTCAGTTAA